One window of Microbacterium sp. 1S1 genomic DNA carries:
- a CDS encoding pyridoxamine 5'-phosphate oxidase family protein, producing MTEITGPEALARVAELVEDIDFTMLTTTDPEGNLVSRPMSTRQMDDAGAIWFFTAEDTEKVEEARRHHDVGLAYCDARGMRYVSVAGTAEIVHDRAKMEELYSPSLDVWFEDGLDTPGIALLKVTPVVAEFWEPSKGKVAMAAGALKALVTRDTPDDDIMNHGRITC from the coding sequence ATGACAGAGATCACCGGCCCCGAAGCCCTCGCCCGCGTCGCCGAGCTCGTGGAGGACATCGACTTCACGATGCTGACCACCACCGATCCGGAGGGGAATCTCGTCAGCCGGCCCATGTCCACCAGGCAGATGGACGACGCCGGCGCCATCTGGTTCTTCACGGCCGAGGACACGGAGAAGGTGGAGGAGGCTCGTCGCCATCACGACGTCGGGCTGGCCTACTGCGATGCCAGGGGCATGCGCTATGTGTCCGTCGCCGGCACCGCCGAGATCGTGCACGACCGGGCCAAGATGGAGGAGCTGTACTCCCCTTCCCTCGACGTCTGGTTCGAGGACGGGCTCGACACGCCGGGCATCGCGCTCCTCAAGGTCACGCCGGTCGTGGCGGAGTTCTGGGAACCGTCGAAGGGCAAGGTCGCGATGGCCGCCGGGGCGCTCAAGGCCCTGGTGACCCGAGACACCCCGGACGACGACATCATGAACCACGGCCGCATCACCTGCTGA
- a CDS encoding proline--tRNA ligase yields MVTRLSNFFLRTLREDPAGAEIASHKLLIRAGYIRPQAAGIFAWLPLGLRVKAKIETVIREEMAAAGAQEVHFPALMPREAYEATGRWEEYGDLLFRLQDRKGGDYLLAPTHEEAFTLLVKDLYSSYKDLPLTLFQIQDKYRDEARPRAGLLRGREFTMKDAYSFDASDEGLEASYQAQRDAYERIFQRLGLEYAIVQADAGAMGGSRSEEFLHPTPVGEDTFVRSAGGYAANVEAFSTPVPAPVPFDADGAPVVFDSPDTPTIETLVAHCNRELDGDYTAADTLKNVVLALKHLDGTRELVIVGIPGDREVDEKRAEVAFAPAEVETASAEDFENNPLLVKGYIGPWSPTGAVLGEESATGIRYLVDPRVSEGTSWITGANIDQKHAHSVVAGRDFEADGIVEIANVRAGDPAPDGSGPVELARGMEIGHVFQLGRKYAEALGLKVLNENGKLVTVTMGSYGIGVTRILAIIAELNNDDKGLIWPASVAPFDVQVVAAGRDQVAFDVAEDLSTRLDAAGLDVLYDDRPKVSPGVKFGDAELVGVPKIVIVGRGAADGEVEFWDRRTGEREAVSVADAVERLTVRR; encoded by the coding sequence GTGGTCACTCGTCTTTCGAACTTCTTCCTCCGTACGCTCCGCGAAGATCCCGCCGGTGCCGAGATCGCCAGTCACAAGCTGCTGATCCGTGCCGGCTACATCCGACCGCAGGCCGCAGGGATCTTCGCCTGGCTGCCGCTGGGCCTGCGCGTCAAGGCGAAGATCGAGACCGTCATCCGCGAGGAGATGGCCGCCGCCGGCGCCCAGGAGGTGCACTTCCCCGCGCTCATGCCCCGGGAGGCGTACGAAGCCACCGGCCGCTGGGAGGAGTACGGGGACCTGCTGTTCCGGCTGCAGGACCGCAAGGGGGGCGACTACCTCCTCGCGCCCACCCATGAGGAGGCGTTCACGCTCCTCGTGAAGGACCTGTACTCGTCGTACAAGGACCTCCCGCTGACGCTCTTCCAGATCCAGGACAAGTACCGCGACGAGGCTCGGCCCCGCGCCGGGCTCCTCCGCGGCCGCGAGTTCACGATGAAGGATGCGTACTCGTTCGATGCGTCCGACGAAGGGCTCGAAGCCAGCTATCAGGCGCAGCGGGATGCGTACGAGCGCATCTTCCAGCGTCTGGGTCTCGAGTACGCGATCGTGCAGGCCGACGCCGGGGCCATGGGCGGTTCCCGGAGCGAGGAGTTCCTGCACCCGACCCCCGTGGGCGAAGACACGTTCGTCCGCAGCGCCGGCGGCTACGCGGCCAACGTCGAGGCGTTCAGCACTCCCGTTCCGGCTCCGGTCCCGTTCGACGCCGACGGGGCTCCCGTGGTCTTCGACTCGCCGGACACGCCCACCATCGAGACGCTGGTCGCGCACTGCAACCGCGAGCTCGACGGCGACTACACCGCGGCGGACACGCTCAAGAACGTCGTCCTCGCCCTGAAGCACCTCGACGGCACCCGGGAACTCGTCATCGTCGGCATCCCGGGCGATCGCGAGGTGGACGAGAAGCGGGCCGAGGTCGCCTTCGCCCCGGCGGAGGTGGAGACCGCGTCCGCGGAGGACTTCGAGAACAACCCGCTCCTGGTGAAGGGGTACATCGGCCCGTGGTCGCCGACGGGGGCCGTGCTGGGAGAGGAGTCCGCCACCGGCATCCGCTACCTCGTCGACCCCCGCGTGAGCGAAGGTACGAGCTGGATCACCGGCGCGAACATCGACCAGAAGCACGCGCACTCGGTCGTCGCCGGTCGCGACTTCGAGGCCGACGGCATCGTCGAGATCGCGAACGTGCGCGCCGGCGACCCCGCGCCCGACGGCTCCGGTCCGGTCGAGCTCGCGCGCGGCATGGAGATCGGTCACGTCTTCCAGCTCGGACGCAAGTACGCCGAAGCGCTCGGCCTGAAGGTCCTCAACGAGAACGGCAAGCTCGTCACGGTCACGATGGGCTCGTACGGCATCGGCGTCACGCGGATCCTGGCGATCATCGCCGAGCTCAACAACGACGACAAGGGTCTGATCTGGCCGGCATCCGTCGCCCCGTTCGACGTCCAGGTCGTCGCCGCCGGCCGCGACCAGGTCGCCTTCGACGTCGCGGAAGACCTGTCCACGCGCCTCGACGCCGCCGGTCTGGATGTGCTCTACGACGACCGTCCGAAGGTGTCGCCGGGCGTCAAGTTCGGTGACGCCGAGCTGGTCGGCGTTCCGAAGATCGTGATCGTGGGGCGAGGAGCCGCCGACGGCGAGGTGGAGTTCTGGGACCGCCGCACGGGTGAGCGCGAGGCGGTCTCGGTCGCCGATGCCGTGGAGCGGCTCACCGTCCGGCGCTGA